A DNA window from Paenibacillus andongensis contains the following coding sequences:
- a CDS encoding Ger(x)C family spore germination protein, which translates to MNKRPLYVLIIIMIFVIIPGCSDRLDMEDSTNNLTLGLDLDSEDNLLVYMNSPSYGRGIKKKTLEVEVKSHTIRQSREQQDEFAPGVITGRKVQVMLIGKRILEHEDWFRILDVFFRDMKNPLTPRIIAVDGSISDIVNLHPKDQPMLSLFLRGMVDTKSARSETAKTTLQKLHWQMYEKGVTPYISEIQLDKAKQIRLTGVSLLDHKGKYKTSLNIEETGLLQILNKNAKKPVSFTLPIPGEKKSGPFQTDHLSISVQGIKTKIKTSYKQNKFQFDINIKMPAGLTERLFPFDVRKNGKELEKMISEHMQKQFENLIKNIQKHQIDPIGLGLFARAHEYSQYKKVEDHWGEALSQADIHVSVKVIIGSMGPVK; encoded by the coding sequence ATGAACAAGCGGCCGCTGTACGTTTTGATTATTATCATGATTTTCGTTATCATTCCGGGGTGCAGTGACCGTTTGGATATGGAAGATTCCACTAACAACCTCACTCTTGGCTTGGATCTCGATAGTGAAGACAACTTGCTTGTATACATGAATAGCCCCTCATACGGCAGAGGTATCAAGAAGAAAACACTAGAAGTCGAAGTGAAATCGCACACGATTCGTCAATCGAGAGAGCAACAAGATGAATTTGCGCCAGGAGTTATTACAGGCAGAAAGGTTCAGGTCATGCTTATCGGAAAACGTATCTTGGAACATGAGGACTGGTTCCGGATACTTGACGTCTTTTTTCGTGATATGAAAAATCCATTAACACCCAGAATCATCGCTGTCGATGGATCTATTTCCGACATTGTCAACCTACATCCGAAAGATCAGCCGATGTTATCTTTATTTCTGCGTGGGATGGTCGATACGAAGAGTGCTAGATCGGAAACGGCAAAAACAACGCTGCAGAAGCTGCATTGGCAAATGTATGAGAAGGGGGTGACACCTTATATTTCCGAAATTCAGTTGGACAAGGCCAAACAGATCAGGCTGACAGGCGTATCGCTGCTGGATCATAAAGGGAAATATAAGACCTCTCTGAACATAGAGGAAACTGGTTTACTTCAGATATTGAATAAAAATGCTAAGAAACCTGTTAGCTTTACACTTCCGATTCCTGGTGAAAAGAAGAGCGGCCCTTTCCAAACAGACCATTTAAGTATATCGGTTCAAGGCATCAAAACGAAAATAAAAACCTCGTACAAGCAGAACAAGTTTCAGTTCGATATCAACATTAAAATGCCAGCCGGTCTTACAGAACGCTTATTTCCTTTTGATGTACGAAAGAATGGAAAAGAGTTAGAGAAAATGATTTCTGAACATATGCAAAAGCAATTCGAGAACCTCATAAAAAACATACAGAAGCATCAAATCGATCCGATCGGACTTGGACTCTTCGCACGAGCCCACGAATATAGTCAATACAAGAAAGTGGAGGATCATTGGGGAGAAGCGCTGTCGCAGGCAGATATTCACGTTTCCGTTAAGGTGATCATAGGAAGCATGGGGCCCGTGAAGTGA
- a CDS encoding AraC family transcriptional regulator: MPAKQSPRWTYDIHTEDRIPGVPELLLFGFDEIRSALPLSYHKHAGYEFVLVERGKASWELDGHVYETKAGDVFHTSPGEIHRGGFNVIEPSRFWWFIVTPPHSEDWLRLPQDERECFRHALEALPRVSHSGLQAVDDIRKLRSALNSNGPLRTSSTRQALLGLLLRILQPSQQMVSLADDLLRQLETLIGRIEKKPQWRPTIEEMANFVRISPSHFFRTFQEYTGLPPMVFIERARIKRACGLLIDGSDTVTEIANELDYASSQHFATVFKRITGMTPIQWRMNQTGRNDAQQTKR, encoded by the coding sequence TTGCCTGCGAAACAAAGTCCACGCTGGACTTACGACATCCATACGGAAGATCGCATACCAGGCGTTCCGGAATTGCTCCTTTTCGGCTTCGATGAGATTAGATCGGCATTACCCCTCTCCTATCATAAGCATGCCGGGTATGAATTTGTTCTGGTCGAACGGGGTAAAGCCAGCTGGGAGCTGGACGGGCACGTCTATGAGACCAAAGCAGGCGACGTGTTTCACACAAGTCCAGGCGAGATTCACCGCGGCGGCTTCAACGTGATTGAGCCCAGCCGTTTCTGGTGGTTCATCGTTACACCACCGCATTCGGAAGACTGGTTGCGCTTGCCGCAAGACGAGCGTGAGTGCTTCAGACATGCACTAGAGGCATTACCGAGAGTTAGCCATTCTGGACTGCAGGCCGTTGACGACATTAGAAAGTTGCGAAGTGCGCTAAATTCCAACGGTCCATTACGAACCTCCTCTACCCGCCAAGCGCTGCTTGGGTTGCTGCTTCGCATTCTTCAGCCTAGTCAACAAATGGTCTCTCTCGCTGACGATCTATTACGTCAATTGGAAACACTGATAGGCCGGATCGAGAAAAAGCCGCAATGGCGCCCTACCATTGAAGAGATGGCTAATTTTGTCCGGATCAGTCCCTCCCATTTCTTCCGTACTTTTCAGGAATATACAGGGCTCCCGCCAATGGTATTTATTGAACGTGCACGAATTAAGAGAGCTTGCGGACTGCTGATTGATGGCTCGGATACTGTCACAGAGATCGCGAATGAATTGGATTACGCGTCCAGTCAACATTTTGCCACCGTGTTTAAACGCATTACAGGCATGACTCCGATCCAATGGAGAATGAATCAAACTGGCCGGAATGATGCACAACAAACAAAACGCTAG
- a CDS encoding GerAB/ArcD/ProY family transporter, which produces MKKYALNEITFMQYIFLNFGMVVSIGFLSLPRVLAEQAGTAGWIALIIVWVLSIVASLIVIQVMKRYPDGTLLDLLTVYVGKWAGKAGAVLFALYLIYYGYTGLVYTVLITKQYLLQQTPAYIIMLLLLIPTYVIVRNGPRIVGRYVEVVIFLSLWIPFVYLIPLKDAHWLRLFPVLKEGWKPVFATLPSTLYYHVGFSTTFILYPFLKNKRMASAGIVISYTLTLLMYLFITITCFVYFSQDEIITYNEPTINVLKAIEFKIISRIEVLFIAFYLLIFSLSWVPTMYMSVFCTTWLIGKQDHRNHLRLLWLFIAVGTYFFMPTFFQSEKMNTFLGQIGFIVEYLVPGCLLLYVWIHDRLGWRKHL; this is translated from the coding sequence GTGAAAAAATATGCCTTGAATGAAATTACTTTCATGCAGTATATCTTTCTCAACTTTGGTATGGTTGTGAGCATCGGATTTTTGTCGCTGCCGCGAGTATTAGCCGAGCAGGCAGGCACAGCTGGTTGGATTGCGCTCATCATCGTTTGGGTTCTCTCCATAGTGGCGAGTCTGATCGTTATACAAGTGATGAAGAGGTACCCAGACGGTACTTTGTTAGATCTATTGACGGTGTATGTGGGCAAATGGGCAGGCAAAGCGGGAGCCGTCCTATTTGCCCTCTATCTCATTTACTACGGGTACACAGGTCTTGTATATACGGTATTGATTACAAAACAATATCTTTTGCAGCAAACTCCAGCTTATATCATTATGCTTCTGCTGCTCATACCCACTTATGTTATTGTGAGGAATGGCCCACGCATAGTTGGCAGATATGTGGAAGTGGTTATATTTCTATCCCTTTGGATCCCCTTTGTGTATTTGATTCCGCTTAAGGACGCTCATTGGCTCCGTCTATTTCCTGTTCTTAAAGAAGGATGGAAGCCTGTTTTTGCAACGTTACCTAGCACTCTATATTATCATGTAGGTTTTTCAACCACGTTTATTTTGTATCCGTTTCTCAAAAACAAGCGGATGGCCTCAGCAGGAATCGTTATCTCGTATACACTTACGTTACTCATGTATTTGTTCATTACCATTACCTGTTTCGTCTATTTCAGTCAAGATGAAATTATCACGTACAACGAACCGACGATCAATGTATTGAAAGCTATCGAGTTTAAAATTATATCACGAATCGAAGTGCTATTTATCGCGTTTTATTTACTTATCTTTTCATTGTCGTGGGTACCCACGATGTACATGAGTGTTTTTTGCACAACTTGGCTAATCGGAAAGCAGGACCACCGTAATCATTTGCGGCTGCTTTGGCTATTCATCGCTGTGGGCACATATTTCTTTATGCCTACTTTTTTTCAGAGTGAAAAGATGAATACGTTTCTTGGTCAGATCGGTTTTATTGTCGAGTACTTGGTGCCCGGTTGTTTACTCCTGTATGTATGGATACATGATCGTTTGGGGTGGAGGAAGCACTTATGA
- the kduI gene encoding 5-dehydro-4-deoxy-D-glucuronate isomerase: MDIRYASHPNEVKQFDTERLQAEFQINALFSPNEIKLVYSHVDRFIIGGVLPITGALQLQADKKEMAADYFLERREIGIINVGGRGTITVDGTIYNMDSKDCIYIGLGAKDITFASDNAAEPAKFYFNSTPAHQTYPTVKVAISEATPTHLGSINTSNERTIYKYIHTGGVKSCQLVMGMTLLKPGNMWNTMPSHTHNRRSEVYFYFDMPEDAVVFHMMGEPQQTRHVVMRNEQAVISPSWSIHSGVGTNNYTFIWGMAGENQMFDDMDAVAMKDLK, translated from the coding sequence ATGGATATCCGCTACGCATCACACCCGAATGAAGTTAAGCAATTTGACACGGAACGCCTGCAAGCTGAATTTCAAATTAACGCTTTGTTCTCACCTAACGAAATTAAATTAGTGTACTCCCATGTTGACCGTTTCATCATTGGCGGCGTGCTTCCTATTACAGGCGCACTTCAATTACAAGCTGACAAGAAAGAAATGGCTGCTGATTATTTCTTAGAGCGCCGCGAGATCGGTATTATTAATGTTGGCGGCAGAGGCACGATCACTGTTGATGGTACGATTTACAACATGGATTCCAAAGATTGCATTTATATTGGTCTTGGCGCGAAGGATATTACGTTTGCTAGTGATAACGCTGCCGAGCCTGCGAAATTCTACTTTAATTCAACACCTGCTCACCAAACCTATCCAACAGTGAAAGTGGCCATTAGCGAAGCTACTCCTACTCACTTAGGCAGCATCAATACTTCGAATGAGCGTACGATTTACAAATACATCCACACTGGCGGCGTAAAAAGCTGTCAACTCGTAATGGGGATGACACTTCTGAAACCAGGCAACATGTGGAACACTATGCCTTCTCATACACACAATCGCCGTTCCGAAGTTTATTTCTACTTTGACATGCCGGAAGATGCTGTTGTCTTCCACATGATGGGTGAGCCGCAGCAAACACGTCACGTCGTTATGCGCAATGAGCAAGCTGTCATCTCCCCAAGCTGGTCCATTCATAGCGGTGTTGGCACGAACAACTACACCTTCATTTGGGGCATGGCTGGCGAAAATCAAATGTTTGATGATATGGACGCCGTGGCCATGAAAGATTTAAAATAG
- a CDS encoding phytanoyl-CoA dioxygenase family protein, protein MTLQVERTYKITAQDKDTFNRDGYWISPKLLDDDQIARLRHAHERVWTSDYDGDGLPMNHYRANSNPDSLRKLDNGWWINDEIRSTVTDPFIGELAADLLETDEVRLWHDQVIYKPGVGNKETQSGNVGWHQDYGYWQCSSNPNMITVWIALQDTDLTNGGMMTILGSHKWGLIPDSNTFFDPNMEELRNKYAAGREWVEEPCILKAGQASFHHALTFHGSGANKTNEPRMSVVAHLMPGGTSYRAGVQRHDNSRLLGPRPYHGQAFANEYFPVLFKR, encoded by the coding sequence ATGACTTTGCAAGTAGAGAGAACGTACAAAATTACGGCTCAGGATAAGGATACATTCAATCGCGACGGTTACTGGATATCTCCGAAACTGCTGGACGACGATCAAATCGCGCGGTTGCGACATGCGCATGAACGGGTTTGGACTAGCGATTACGATGGCGATGGGCTTCCGATGAACCATTACCGTGCGAACTCGAATCCTGATTCCTTACGCAAGCTAGATAATGGATGGTGGATCAATGACGAGATCCGAAGCACCGTTACGGATCCGTTTATCGGTGAGCTTGCAGCTGATTTGCTGGAGACGGATGAAGTTCGACTGTGGCACGATCAGGTTATTTATAAACCAGGTGTTGGCAACAAGGAGACACAGTCTGGCAACGTTGGCTGGCACCAAGATTATGGCTACTGGCAGTGCTCTAGCAATCCGAATATGATCACCGTATGGATCGCGCTTCAGGATACAGATCTAACCAACGGCGGGATGATGACCATTCTCGGCTCCCACAAGTGGGGGCTAATACCTGATAGCAACACGTTCTTCGATCCGAACATGGAGGAGCTAAGGAACAAGTATGCGGCTGGTCGCGAATGGGTCGAGGAGCCCTGCATTTTGAAGGCTGGTCAGGCAAGCTTTCATCACGCTCTTACATTCCACGGGTCCGGAGCTAATAAGACGAATGAGCCTCGTATGTCAGTCGTCGCGCATCTGATGCCAGGCGGCACGAGCTACCGCGCAGGCGTGCAGCGTCATGACAATTCCCGTTTGCTAGGACCGCGCCCTTATCATGGTCAGGCTTTTGCAAATGAGTATTTTCCGGTTTTGTTTAAACGATAA
- a CDS encoding sugar phosphate isomerase/epimerase family protein, with the protein MGIGTLAHTTGHLPLKELTEKLSGRGIDFVQLALGKAISDIDTSLGRLSPALANHIGEQFHRAGIRIGVLGCYINPIHPDPQQRRHEINRFKEHLRFARDFGTSIVATETADLTTYFSQDSERYEAIGWETLKQTIEELAEEAERWGVFIGLEPVVTHTLSNIDKMVRILDEVPSSNLGVVFDPVNLLPPASVESQEVFLDQAFAAFGDRIVLAHLKDVVVQNGKLDQVRSGKGIFQTKTFLEKLHRVKPGIDISLEQLTDDTIDETVQYVRSLLN; encoded by the coding sequence ATGGGAATCGGAACGTTAGCCCATACTACTGGACATCTTCCATTGAAGGAATTAACAGAGAAGCTTAGCGGACGAGGCATTGACTTCGTTCAATTGGCACTCGGTAAAGCGATTAGTGATATTGACACCAGTCTCGGCAGACTCAGCCCTGCTCTGGCCAACCACATTGGTGAGCAATTCCACCGTGCTGGCATCCGGATTGGTGTTCTTGGCTGTTATATCAACCCAATTCATCCTGATCCGCAGCAGCGGCGTCATGAAATCAACCGGTTCAAGGAACATCTGCGTTTCGCCAGAGATTTTGGCACCTCAATCGTTGCGACGGAAACGGCTGACCTAACGACGTACTTTTCGCAAGATTCCGAGCGTTATGAGGCCATTGGTTGGGAGACCCTTAAGCAAACTATTGAAGAATTGGCAGAGGAAGCGGAACGTTGGGGTGTCTTCATCGGACTCGAGCCTGTAGTCACTCACACGTTATCTAACATTGATAAAATGGTTCGGATTTTGGATGAGGTTCCATCCAGTAATTTGGGGGTTGTGTTTGATCCAGTGAATCTACTGCCACCCGCTTCTGTTGAGTCACAAGAAGTATTTCTGGATCAGGCTTTTGCCGCTTTCGGTGACCGTATCGTCCTTGCCCATCTTAAGGATGTCGTCGTGCAAAACGGCAAGCTGGATCAAGTGCGATCCGGCAAGGGTATTTTCCAAACAAAAACATTCTTGGAGAAGCTGCATCGAGTAAAACCGGGGATCGATATCTCGTTAGAACAGCTAACGGATGATACGATTGACGAAACCGTTCAATATGTAAGAAGCCTTTTGAATTAA
- a CDS encoding DeoR/GlpR family DNA-binding transcription regulator gives MNPLRRYETIMEILLAQKEVTVNELSERLDVTGKTIREDLAKLEEKGLLVRIHGGAVLAQSDQLGILSTKEPIIKHADQKSEIATIALRYIQPRDIIALDGGSTTLEIARRLDNQPLTVVTNDLFIISELLHKEEIRLVVPGGYRLRNTLAGPEAVEYVSKLNIQKSFISATGIHLQHGFTIYTSDHADYKRALIRSSATVYGVADHYKFGQCALRTFASLSEVAMILTDSALPADIAKQYRDAGIQIVTQ, from the coding sequence ATGAACCCTTTACGCAGATATGAAACTATTATGGAAATACTTCTGGCGCAGAAAGAAGTAACCGTGAACGAGCTTAGCGAACGGCTGGACGTTACAGGCAAAACGATTCGCGAAGATTTGGCCAAACTTGAAGAAAAAGGGCTGCTTGTCCGCATTCATGGCGGAGCGGTGCTCGCTCAAAGTGATCAGCTTGGCATCCTTTCAACAAAAGAGCCGATCATTAAGCATGCCGATCAGAAATCCGAAATCGCGACGATTGCTTTGCGATACATTCAACCACGGGATATTATTGCCCTCGATGGGGGCAGTACAACACTTGAAATTGCTAGGCGGCTGGATAATCAGCCGCTTACTGTTGTAACAAACGATTTATTTATTATCTCCGAGCTCTTGCATAAGGAAGAAATTCGGTTGGTTGTTCCAGGCGGCTACCGTCTGCGCAACACCCTCGCAGGTCCCGAAGCCGTGGAATATGTGAGTAAGCTCAACATTCAGAAATCGTTCATTTCTGCCACTGGTATTCATTTGCAGCATGGCTTTACCATCTACACAAGTGATCATGCCGATTATAAACGGGCATTGATTAGATCCAGCGCAACGGTTTACGGCGTTGCCGATCATTACAAATTCGGCCAATGTGCCTTACGAACGTTCGCTTCCTTGTCCGAAGTGGCCATGATCTTAACTGACAGTGCCCTTCCCGCTGATATTGCCAAGCAGTACCGTGATGCTGGTATCCAGATTGTAACTCAATAG
- a CDS encoding GerAB/ArcD/ProY family transporter yields the protein MKKYTYNEITSMQYIFLNSGIQVSVFFLAMPRKLAEKAGTDGWIALIIGWAITVAASLIVILVMKKHPEGTLFDLIERYLGKWAGRVVVIFFALYLFYYAYTGLIEAVLLTKAWLLPQTSASTVMLLLLIPTYVIARNGLRVLGRYAELVFIISMWIPLVYLFPLKDAHWLNLVPLLKEGWKPVFSAVPTTFFSYIGFATTFILYPFLKNKQKASSAIMISNTLTMLGYLFITVICFVYYSPNEIQKYNEPMVNILEAIEFNFVERMEVLFIAFFLLIFSLAWIPAIYMGVFCTNWLLGKQDHRNHLRVLWFFTAISSFFFLPTFNQSDRMNDLLNQVGIAVEYVFPSCLLVYLWLHDRFQWGKRL from the coding sequence ATGAAGAAATATACTTACAATGAGATCACCTCTATGCAATATATTTTTCTGAATAGCGGTATTCAAGTGAGTGTGTTCTTTTTGGCTATGCCGCGAAAATTAGCTGAGAAGGCAGGCACAGATGGCTGGATCGCACTCATCATCGGCTGGGCTATTACGGTTGCAGCAAGCTTGATTGTTATTCTGGTGATGAAAAAGCACCCCGAAGGAACATTGTTTGATCTAATCGAACGATATTTGGGCAAATGGGCAGGCAGGGTGGTTGTCATCTTTTTTGCCCTTTATCTCTTTTACTACGCTTATACGGGGCTGATTGAGGCGGTTTTGCTCACGAAGGCATGGTTATTGCCGCAAACTTCGGCATCTACCGTCATGCTACTATTGCTCATTCCCACTTATGTGATTGCACGTAATGGACTTCGCGTCTTGGGCAGATACGCGGAACTTGTTTTTATTATCTCTATGTGGATACCTCTTGTATATTTATTTCCGCTCAAGGACGCCCATTGGCTAAATTTAGTCCCCTTATTAAAGGAAGGATGGAAGCCTGTATTTTCGGCGGTACCTACAACCTTCTTTTCATATATCGGATTTGCTACCACGTTTATTTTGTATCCGTTTTTGAAGAACAAACAAAAGGCTTCTAGCGCTATCATGATCTCCAATACACTGACGATGCTTGGATATTTGTTCATTACGGTTATCTGTTTTGTCTATTACAGCCCTAACGAAATTCAGAAGTACAACGAACCTATGGTTAATATCTTAGAAGCCATTGAATTTAATTTTGTAGAACGGATGGAAGTGCTGTTTATCGCGTTTTTTTTGCTTATTTTTTCATTAGCGTGGATACCGGCTATATACATGGGCGTATTTTGCACTAACTGGCTCCTCGGAAAACAGGATCACCGCAATCATTTGCGGGTACTGTGGTTCTTTACAGCGATTAGCTCGTTTTTCTTCTTACCAACTTTTAATCAGAGCGATCGAATGAATGATTTACTCAATCAGGTTGGAATTGCAGTCGAATATGTTTTTCCCAGTTGCTTACTCGTATATTTATGGCTGCATGACCGTTTTCAGTGGGGGAAGCGCTTATGA
- a CDS encoding Ger(x)C family spore germination protein, protein MSKRLLHVLLIAIVVVIPLGCSDRLDMEDAAHALLIGFDLDKENEFILYSTTSVFSKNVAKKTRELKVKSQTNRQSREKQDSYTQGVFQGRSIQVLLVSKRILQQENWFRLTDVWFRDPKNPLTPRVIAFDGPLSEIIYLNPKDQPMMPLLLREMVETKNARSETVKTTLQGLNQQLREKGVTPIISEVRIKDKQIAMTGTTLLDHKGKYADSLNMQETILLRIMQKNTKKSVSLTIPIAGEMKIGPFHTDKVSLNVDDIKVKIKTAFLKEKFQFDMHITMRVGLSELLFPYDVRSHGKELENKITEQVQMLFENLIKKIQTDKIDPIGLGLYAQAHEYSHFKKAEDHWGETLANADIHVSVKTIIGAMGTVKSVK, encoded by the coding sequence ATGAGCAAGCGGCTCCTTCATGTTCTACTCATCGCCATTGTTGTCGTCATCCCTCTGGGCTGCAGTGACAGGTTAGATATGGAAGACGCTGCTCATGCCTTATTAATAGGTTTTGATCTTGATAAAGAAAACGAGTTTATTCTATATAGCACAACTTCAGTTTTCAGCAAAAATGTTGCGAAAAAAACGCGCGAACTTAAAGTGAAATCACAGACGAATCGTCAATCAAGAGAAAAACAAGATAGCTATACACAGGGTGTTTTCCAAGGAAGAAGTATTCAAGTCCTACTAGTTTCTAAACGGATATTGCAGCAAGAAAATTGGTTCCGATTAACGGATGTTTGGTTTCGCGATCCGAAAAATCCATTAACGCCAAGGGTCATTGCTTTCGATGGACCTCTCTCAGAAATCATATATCTGAACCCGAAAGATCAACCGATGATGCCTTTATTGCTGCGGGAAATGGTAGAAACGAAGAATGCCCGATCGGAAACGGTAAAGACGACTTTACAGGGGCTAAACCAACAATTACGTGAAAAGGGGGTCACTCCTATCATCTCTGAAGTTCGAATAAAAGATAAGCAGATTGCGATGACTGGAACTACATTGTTGGATCATAAAGGGAAATATGCTGATTCTCTGAATATGCAGGAAACTATTCTACTGCGCATAATGCAAAAAAATACAAAAAAGAGCGTCAGCTTAACAATTCCCATTGCCGGCGAAATGAAGATTGGACCATTCCATACAGATAAAGTCAGTTTAAACGTGGATGATATAAAGGTGAAAATAAAGACCGCTTTCCTCAAGGAAAAATTTCAGTTCGATATGCACATTACCATGCGCGTTGGATTATCGGAGCTCTTATTCCCATATGACGTACGCAGTCATGGAAAAGAGTTGGAGAATAAGATTACCGAACAAGTGCAAATGCTGTTTGAAAACCTTATAAAGAAAATACAAACGGACAAAATCGATCCGATAGGGCTCGGTCTCTATGCGCAGGCGCATGAATATAGCCATTTCAAAAAAGCGGAAGATCATTGGGGTGAAACGCTGGCCAATGCGGACATTCATGTTTCCGTGAAAACAATCATAGGAGCCATGGGAACAGTGAAGTCAGTGAAGTAA
- the kduD gene encoding 2-dehydro-3-deoxy-D-gluconate 5-dehydrogenase KduD has protein sequence MTLFNLTGKTAFVTGASGGLGQAMAIGLAEAGANVIAVSSSESVQTVEAIRALGGKAELIAADLSNEDILEDVVNKAIGIYGGVDILVNNAGIIRRTPAVDHARQDWHDVIDLNLNSAFFLCQLIGRHMIERGSGKIVNIASMLTYQGGINVPGYTASKHAIAGVTKALANEWAGKGIQINAIAPGYMTTNNTAPILKDEKRTQSITDRIPAGRWGSPEDLKGPVVFLSSHASDYMNGHVLCVDGGWMAR, from the coding sequence ATGACACTTTTTAATTTAACAGGCAAAACAGCCTTCGTTACCGGCGCTTCCGGCGGTCTTGGTCAAGCGATGGCCATTGGCCTTGCTGAAGCAGGCGCAAACGTCATTGCTGTATCCTCTTCCGAAAGCGTTCAAACGGTGGAAGCCATCCGAGCATTAGGCGGCAAAGCCGAACTGATCGCAGCCGATCTTAGCAACGAAGACATCCTTGAGGATGTGGTAAACAAAGCCATCGGCATCTACGGCGGCGTCGATATTCTCGTGAATAATGCCGGAATCATCCGTCGTACACCGGCAGTCGACCATGCACGTCAAGATTGGCACGATGTCATTGACCTGAACTTGAACTCTGCGTTCTTCCTATGCCAACTGATTGGCCGCCATATGATTGAGCGCGGCAGCGGCAAAATCGTGAACATCGCTTCCATGTTGACCTACCAAGGTGGCATTAATGTTCCTGGCTACACAGCGAGTAAACATGCTATCGCTGGTGTTACCAAAGCATTAGCGAACGAGTGGGCTGGGAAAGGCATCCAGATCAATGCCATTGCTCCTGGATACATGACGACCAATAATACAGCTCCTATCCTCAAGGATGAGAAACGCACACAATCCATTACAGATCGAATTCCGGCAGGCCGTTGGGGCTCACCTGAGGATTTGAAAGGTCCCGTTGTTTTCTTATCATCACATGCATCAGATTATATGAACGGACACGTGCTGTGCGTGGACGGCGGATGGATGGCTAGATAG
- a CDS encoding GlcG/HbpS family heme-binding protein → MKSVFKLELEEARVMIAAGIQAANEAKAAETICIVDDGGYLIALERMNGARNTSPEIAIAKAFTASGHRRSTHLFNQPGGPATIHGEAFGIHAMMPGKFAIFVGGLPIVVNGSVIEGVGVSGGNGDDDIAVGVAALKALQSYLGNIYDVMTEPDIKK, encoded by the coding sequence ATGAAATCGGTATTTAAGCTTGAATTAGAGGAAGCAAGAGTCATGATCGCAGCAGGCATACAAGCGGCAAATGAAGCGAAAGCAGCTGAAACGATATGTATCGTAGACGATGGCGGGTATCTCATTGCGTTAGAAAGAATGAATGGCGCTCGCAATACGAGCCCGGAAATCGCCATAGCTAAAGCTTTTACAGCTAGCGGTCACAGGCGTTCTACGCATTTGTTTAATCAGCCCGGTGGTCCAGCGACCATTCATGGTGAGGCATTTGGGATTCATGCCATGATGCCTGGCAAATTTGCTATTTTCGTCGGGGGGCTTCCAATTGTGGTGAACGGGAGTGTCATTGAAGGAGTGGGTGTAAGTGGGGGGAATGGTGATGATGACATTGCGGTGGGGGTTGCGGCGTTAAAGGCGCTGCAGTCTTATTTGGGTAACATATATGATGTCATGACAGAGCCTGATATAAAGAAATAG